The window AAGAGGAATGCGAGTTAACAGGCATCTACTGTGAAGACAAGCTTGTTAATGTGGAAATGCCAAACTTTGTAAACTTAAAAGTTACCAACACATCGCCCAGCAAAAAGGGAGACACAGCTTCAGGTGGATCTAAGCCTGCAACTCTTGAGACAGGGGCTGTTATACAAGTTCCTGTTTTTATAAACCAGGGTGATATACTAAAAATTGACACAAGAAGTCGAAACTATATTGAGAGGGTTTAGCCCTTTTATTTTGACAAATATTGGTTGAAACAATATAATCCAGAGGTAAGGAGGCGAATAATGAATATTAAAGAGTTAAAGGAAATTATTGCAATATTTCAAGAAGCGGATATAGAAGAACTTGAAGTAGAGAGAGAGGATGCAAAGATCAGGCTTAAGCGGCACTCAGAGCCTGAAGTAAGGCATATAGTAGCACAACCACATACATCAGTTGTAGAGTCAATAAAGCCCGATATAGGCAAAGTTGAAGAGAAAAATGAAGGGCTTGTTGAGATTAAAACTCCAATGGTAGGTACATTTTATAAAGCGCCTGCTCCAGATGCAGACCCATTTGTTGATATTGA of the bacterium genome contains:
- the accB gene encoding acetyl-CoA carboxylase biotin carboxyl carrier protein, with the protein product MNIKELKEIIAIFQEADIEELEVEREDAKIRLKRHSEPEVRHIVAQPHTSVVESIKPDIGKVEEKNEGLVEIKTPMVGTFYKAPAPDADPFVDIDAKISEDTVVCIIEAMKLMNEIKADVNGRIVKILVNNGQPVEFGQTLFLVKPE